A single region of the Ziziphus jujuba cultivar Dongzao chromosome 10, ASM3175591v1 genome encodes:
- the LOC107416504 gene encoding MLO-like protein 3 isoform X1 — MAGGSSGGQSLSLQYTPTWALATVCFVFISFSIFVEHLIHLLSNWLKRHRKAALFEAVEKLKSVLMLLGFMSLILAVTQRPISRICIPTKVGQTMLPCRKSSSTKTTKALGLISRPWTSSAAAAQNSLSMKDVFEDFYLGSERRLAESSSSTSDYCESQGKTSFMSQDGINQLNNFIFVLAIMQIVYSVLTMALGRAKMRRWKSWEMETQTVEYQVANDPNRFRFTRQTTFGRRHMNSCAKTSILLWIKCFFRQFFHSVAKVDYLTLRHGFISAHMSTSKSFNFQKYIQRSLEDDFKVVVGISPFMWFIVVIFMLVDVHGWHVYFWVSFIPLLMVLVLGTKLEVIVAKMALKLQNQHSVVAGTPLVEPNDDLFWFGHPKFVLTLLHFTLFMNAFELAFFVWVTVQYGIRSCYHEHKGIIIIRVVLAVTVQIMCSYITLPLYALVTQMGSNFKRAVLEGETMNIIRQWHSEVKEKRKRQDFSQYSYAHDPSSTTVDSSVTSSSSPDISSHRRPRPQTFGEITSFSSETEIDHQKHQEISQNEFQQVVVSSSPVDIEMAAEVGQHQNLN, encoded by the exons ATGGCCGGAGGATCATCAGGAGGACAATCTCTTTCTCTGCAATACACACCCACATGGGCTCTGGCAACAGTTTGCTTTGTTTTCATTTCCTTCTCAATTTTCGTGGAGCACTTGATCCATCTACTTTCTAAC TGGCTCAAGAGACACAGGAAGGCTGCTTTATTTGAAGCCGTAGAAAAGCTCAAATCAG TGCTTATGCTCTTAGGGTTCATGTCTCTGATACTGGCCGTAACTCAAAGACCAATCTCCAGGATTTGCATACCCACCAAAGTTGGGCAAACCATGCTACCATGCCGGAAAAGTTCATCGACTAAAACTACGAAAGCACTTGGTTTAATTTCGCGGCCGTGGACCAGTAGTGCTGCCGCGGCTCAGAATTCGTTATCCATGAAAGATGTGTTTGAGGACTTTTATTTGGGATCAGAAAGAAGATTGGCAGAATCTAGTTCAAGTACTTCTGATTACTGTGAATCCCAG GGAAAGACTTCGTTTATGTCACAAGATGGAATAAATCAGCTCAACAACTTCATCTTTGTGCTAGCAATTATGCAAATTGTCTACAGTGTCCTCACCATGGCTTTAGGAAGGGCCAAG atGAGACGTTGGAAATCTTGGGAGATGGAAACTCAAACGGTGGAATACCAAGTGGCTAATG ATCCTAATCGATTCAGATTTACAAGACAAACTACATTTGGTCGCCGACACATGAATTCTTGCGCCAAAACATCTATTCTTCTGTGGATT AAATGCTTCTTCCGGCAATTTTTCCATTCAGTGGCAAAAGTTGATTACCTCACTTTACGCCATGGTTTCATATCG GCCCATATGTCAACAAGCAAATCTTTCAATTTCCAAAAGTACATACAACGATCCTTGGAGGATGATTTCAAAGTTGTAGTTGGCATCAG CCCTTTCATGTGGTTTATAGTCGTCATCTTCATGCTTGTGGACGTGCATG GGTGGCATGTGTATTTCTGGGTTTCATTCATCCCCCTATTA ATGGTGCTCGTTCTTGGAACCAAACTTGAAGTAATCGTGGCAAAAATGGCTCTTAAACTCCAGAACCAGCACAGCGTGGTTGCAGGAACCCCTTTGGTTGAACCAAATGATGACCTTTTCTGGTTCGGCCACCCAAAATTCGTTTTGACTCTTTTGCATTTCACCTTGTTTATG AATGCTTTTGAGCTTGCTTTCTTTGTTTGGGTCACG GTACAATATGGGATAAGATCTTGCTACCATGAACATAAAGGGATTATCATTATAAGGGTGGTGTTAGC GGTGACAGTTCAAATAATGTGCAGTTACATTACTCTTCCCCTGTATGCTCTTGTGACCCAG ATGGGATCAAATTTCAAGCGTGCAGTGTTAGAAGGGGAAACCATGAACATAATAAGACAATGGCATTCAGAAgtgaaagagaaaaggaaaagacaAGACTTTTCTCAATATTCCTATGCTCACGACCCTTCCTCTACTACTGTAGACAGCAGTGTCACGTCCTCGAGTTCTCCTGATATATCCTCTCATCGCCGACCGCGGCCGCAAACTTTTGGGGAAATCACTAGTTTTTCCAGTGAAACAGagattgatcatcaaaaacatCAAGAAATTAGCCAAAATGAATTCCAACAAGTTGTAGTTTCATCTTCCCCTGTAGACATTGAAATGGCCGCAGAGGTGGGACAGCACCAAAACTTGaactaa
- the LOC107416504 gene encoding MLO-like protein 3 isoform X2, producing the protein MAGGSSGGQSLSLQYTPTWALATVCFVFISFSIFVEHLIHLLSNWLKRHRKAALFEAVEKLKSVLMLLGFMSLILAVTQRPISRICIPTKVGQTMLPCRKSSSTKTTKALGLISRPWTSSAAAAQNSLSMKDVFEDFYLGSERRLAESSSSTSDYCESQGKTSFMSQDGINQLNNFIFVLAIMQIVYSVLTMALGRAKMRRWKSWEMETQTVEYQVANDPNRFRFTRQTTFGRRHMNSCAKTSILLWIKCFFRQFFHSVAKVDYLTLRHGFISMVLVLGTKLEVIVAKMALKLQNQHSVVAGTPLVEPNDDLFWFGHPKFVLTLLHFTLFMNAFELAFFVWVTVQYGIRSCYHEHKGIIIIRVVLAVTVQIMCSYITLPLYALVTQMGSNFKRAVLEGETMNIIRQWHSEVKEKRKRQDFSQYSYAHDPSSTTVDSSVTSSSSPDISSHRRPRPQTFGEITSFSSETEIDHQKHQEISQNEFQQVVVSSSPVDIEMAAEVGQHQNLN; encoded by the exons ATGGCCGGAGGATCATCAGGAGGACAATCTCTTTCTCTGCAATACACACCCACATGGGCTCTGGCAACAGTTTGCTTTGTTTTCATTTCCTTCTCAATTTTCGTGGAGCACTTGATCCATCTACTTTCTAAC TGGCTCAAGAGACACAGGAAGGCTGCTTTATTTGAAGCCGTAGAAAAGCTCAAATCAG TGCTTATGCTCTTAGGGTTCATGTCTCTGATACTGGCCGTAACTCAAAGACCAATCTCCAGGATTTGCATACCCACCAAAGTTGGGCAAACCATGCTACCATGCCGGAAAAGTTCATCGACTAAAACTACGAAAGCACTTGGTTTAATTTCGCGGCCGTGGACCAGTAGTGCTGCCGCGGCTCAGAATTCGTTATCCATGAAAGATGTGTTTGAGGACTTTTATTTGGGATCAGAAAGAAGATTGGCAGAATCTAGTTCAAGTACTTCTGATTACTGTGAATCCCAG GGAAAGACTTCGTTTATGTCACAAGATGGAATAAATCAGCTCAACAACTTCATCTTTGTGCTAGCAATTATGCAAATTGTCTACAGTGTCCTCACCATGGCTTTAGGAAGGGCCAAG atGAGACGTTGGAAATCTTGGGAGATGGAAACTCAAACGGTGGAATACCAAGTGGCTAATG ATCCTAATCGATTCAGATTTACAAGACAAACTACATTTGGTCGCCGACACATGAATTCTTGCGCCAAAACATCTATTCTTCTGTGGATT AAATGCTTCTTCCGGCAATTTTTCCATTCAGTGGCAAAAGTTGATTACCTCACTTTACGCCATGGTTTCATATCG ATGGTGCTCGTTCTTGGAACCAAACTTGAAGTAATCGTGGCAAAAATGGCTCTTAAACTCCAGAACCAGCACAGCGTGGTTGCAGGAACCCCTTTGGTTGAACCAAATGATGACCTTTTCTGGTTCGGCCACCCAAAATTCGTTTTGACTCTTTTGCATTTCACCTTGTTTATG AATGCTTTTGAGCTTGCTTTCTTTGTTTGGGTCACG GTACAATATGGGATAAGATCTTGCTACCATGAACATAAAGGGATTATCATTATAAGGGTGGTGTTAGC GGTGACAGTTCAAATAATGTGCAGTTACATTACTCTTCCCCTGTATGCTCTTGTGACCCAG ATGGGATCAAATTTCAAGCGTGCAGTGTTAGAAGGGGAAACCATGAACATAATAAGACAATGGCATTCAGAAgtgaaagagaaaaggaaaagacaAGACTTTTCTCAATATTCCTATGCTCACGACCCTTCCTCTACTACTGTAGACAGCAGTGTCACGTCCTCGAGTTCTCCTGATATATCCTCTCATCGCCGACCGCGGCCGCAAACTTTTGGGGAAATCACTAGTTTTTCCAGTGAAACAGagattgatcatcaaaaacatCAAGAAATTAGCCAAAATGAATTCCAACAAGTTGTAGTTTCATCTTCCCCTGTAGACATTGAAATGGCCGCAGAGGTGGGACAGCACCAAAACTTGaactaa